Proteins encoded within one genomic window of Haematobia irritans isolate KBUSLIRL chromosome 5, ASM5000362v1, whole genome shotgun sequence:
- the Cpr47Ee gene encoding cuticular protein 47Ee: MEKIRYRFIAYFMVTLAVLLKTCQSQQNPLFNQSPFQRAPQNFQRQQLLQRQQLQLQQPQQPQIFPNNPLGAINPLQPISPILSQGVYRNYNQNFVPITAYQNELNYDGSFQYGYAAGDGTTAQAQGYVKNLGLGEAVEAQVVQGSYSYTSPEGTPITVRYIADENGFRAEGAHIPTPPPIPDAIAKSLQFIASTQPYQDGISPNLNPYQTPYRQFSNVLRPGQNQLTPLQLQQQQRFLQQQQNSGQYQPESPFGFPQSPLGSGANQFPNSQQINTQGNFLQQQQNLHQQQHHLNKQQHQQQQQNDQQQNQQQQQQQQQQQQQQQLATQELRSRPNQLVNPFGYNPYRRFKKSVTKSKKN, encoded by the exons ATGGAGAAAATTCGATATCGG ttcattgccTACTTTATGGTTACATTGGCGGTGCTATTGAAAACTTGTCAATCTCAACAAAATCCGCTCTTCAATCAATCCCCTTTTCAGCGTGCGCCGCAGAATTTTCAACGTCAACAGTTACTGCAGCGTCAACAATTACAGCTGCAGCAGCCACAACAACCACAGATATTCCCAAACAATCCATTGGGGGCAATTAATCCCCTACAACCTATATCACCGATTTTATCACAG GGTGTCTATCGTAactataatcaaaattttgtacccATAACGGCCtatcaaaatgaattgaattatGATGGTAGCTTTCAATATGGCTATGCAGCTGGTGATGGAACAACGGCTCAGGCTCAAGGTTATGTCAAGAATTTAGGTTTAGGTGAAGCTGTTGAGGCTCAAGTTGTGCAGGGATCTTATTCGTATACCTCACCCGAGGGTACACCGATAACTGTGCGTTATATAGCCGATGAAAATG gttttcgaGCTGAAGGAGCCCATATACCCACACCGCCACCAATTCCCGATGCTATTGCTAAATCTTTGCAATTTATTGCAAGTACCCAACCCTATCAGGATGGTATTAGCCCTAATTTGAATCCCTATCAAACTCCTTATCGGCAATTCTCAAATGTTTTGAGACCCGGACAAAATCAATTGACACCATTGCaattgcaacaacaacagcgatttttacagcaacaacaaaattcTGGACAATATCAACCGGAATCACCATTTGGTTTTCCTCAATCCCCTCTGGGCTCGGGCGCCAATCAATTTCCGAATTCACAACAGATTAATACGCAGGGAAATTTTTTGCAGCAACAGCAAAatttacatcaacaacaacatcatttgaataaacaacaacatcagcagcaacaacaaaatgatCAGCAGCAGaatcaacagcaacaacaacaacagcagcagcaacaacaacagcaacagttGGCTACCCAGGAGTTGCGTTCAAGACCAAATCAATTGGTGAATCCTTTTGGTTATAATCCCTATAGGAGATTTAAGAAATCCGTAACAAAATCGAAGAAGAATTAA